GTGACAACTTGAATTTATTCTAATTTACCTCACAAAAAATCCTCCAAGATTTAATGGACTCATTTAAATTATTCCACAAGAACCACTGGTGACAAATAAGCTAGAGTTATATAAGGGTTTTACCAGGTGATACATGTAGGTGATGGAAAAAGGATATTTAGCTTACCATGAATTTGAGCTTGACTGCTTTAAAAGGCTCAGTTGCACTTGAACAGTCATCTTTGTATGCTTTCAAAATAACTCCAGTTGCTGATagtttaaacaacaaaattatgtttaatgcttgatttgattttgtttatttaaaaattccatacaaaaacaattttcacttGTTTTCAGAGCCCAGAGCGTGTCTGACTTTTCTTGCGGTCCCTAAAACTTGATGCATTGACGGTCATGAAACAATCTCAAAACTTCTAAATTGATAGTAGTCAATAACCTAGAAGAAATCACCAGAATAAGGAGCAACAAAATGGCCGTCCACACAAGATATTACAAGTGAGTCGCAAGCAATAGGGACTTTTGgccactaggtggcagcagacaatCCAAGTAATTGTCCACCATTTGCGTGAAACAGTGCGCACATTCAAAATACTTGATTTACTTGGTAAGCCAGCATGCATTCCTCACTGTCTCCCACTAATAtgggtttgttttgttaaaactgACTCCATCTTTACTTACTTGTACCAAAGAAGAAGACACATTTGTCACCTTGAAAATCTGCAGTCAGAGATGTGAACCTCAACCCATTAATGTAGAGGGTAGGTAGTGCAGATGTAGGTAGAAAATCTGTACTAGTAGCAGCTAGATCAATTGGATTATAATTGGGTACCAGTTTATCAAGAAGCGGGGGGTAACTAACGGAGTGCACATTCTCACActaaattcaaaaacaaaacaaacaaaaacaaatcaaagattATTATACTCAGATTAAAAAACCAGACAAATATTCAACTAAGTCACAAATTATATTTGTATTTCCAACTAACCGATCGAGATCCTACTCCATCAAACAATTGATTTCAATTGTTTTTCATCTGTGAAGTCTTTAGGAGTTCTTCATTAAGCTCTGTATATCCCAGTATCTGACATTGTTGGTAAAACAGGTTCTTCTTTAATGAAGCATAATTTGCAAATGTGTGTTATTTTCCAGTTCTTCATTGCCAACATATTTAAATAGTTTGTGCtaaattaaaaaccaatttgaatgtaaatttataaatatgGGAAGTTTACAGGAGTTGAACTTGACCGAGTCTATGAAGTACTCACCGTCCCAGGTCTCGGAACTGGATCCGCATCGAGAGGCAGCCAGAGTTTAGTCGGAACTTGCCCCGCTTGATCCTTAAATTTTCCTTCATTAAACAACTTCATGATGTCTTCCATTCTATAACGGCAAAGTGCTGATGCCGCTGGTCCAAGTCTGCAGGCAAAGCCCAATCAAGAAATcagtcaaataaaacaattgtttttacacCAACTTAGTTTTGCTAAATCTAAGACCATCATTGGGGTGTCATAGTTTGGGTGTCACGGCCaagcggataagaacaccaaactcaagctctcgtgtttctgttcagcagagtgtggcttTGAGTCCCCGttctgacacttgtgtcccggagcaagacaattaactaaactgctcacaaaaagtaaggacaCTTTTTTCATTCCagaatatttgttattattttatactctctttgtatatggtatatatcaatgcaaagctgacctgttcctcttcaaaatgatactacagttgcaatgattacatgttgctggactttaccacgttaatgagaatgagacaaagtcacaaatcaaatgtgccaaaattagcaattttgtgttactgtgtgaacaatcaaattgacactgtaattcaaacaagcaagacaacttactgatcttaatcacctttattgagacaagaaattTGGtctagagcaagacaacttactgatcttaatacacttaattgatacaaaaagttcagtaacaggtggatgatccgaaggcgttgatgacagctgGCACCTTCTTttcatgctgcacacaagtcttgtgatgtgctaatgatgagggatggcgttccattcttcattaaggaacctggttaggtcagccacagttgatgtgttggtggttctggcgaggacagcgaggccaagctggtccaacagatgttccatgggattcaggtctggactgttagcgggTCAATCCATcaggtgcaccccaacatttttcgGGTAGTcatcaccagtcgggctcgatgggggcgagcgttgtcatcttgaaagatggcatttggtccaagagtctgcaagtatgggactgcattcggctgtagaatatactcttgcaaatacccatcaaacaaggcgtttttcatgagatgagggttTATGTCCGATGAGCTCACGGTGCAAATCATTTTGTAagccattaatggttctgaaaagcttgatcggtttgattattgagcattacctattgaccattcacagacaacggtaattttggcacatttgatttgtgactttgcctcattgttattcgtgtagccaagttcagcaacatgtaatcattgcaaatgtgatatcattttaaagaggaacagttcagctttgcattgatatataccatatacaaagagagtattaaataataacaaatatactggaatgaaaaagtttccttactttttgtgagcagtttataatggcttctctccacccaagggtaaatgggtacctgtgagggcagagatgattCTTGTTGATTGATTGAGCTTAGTGCACTACAAATTTGGCAGCACAGGTTGTATATTCCACTAGACTTATCACATCCACATGAAATACTGTGAACTCTGTTGTCATATTTTCCTTCACTTTTTTAAGTGCCTCGCAAAAAGGCAACTAGAATAATGGTGCTCTACAACTGCTAAACAAGCCGAGGGCTGCTTGTTTAGGCTATCCAACTGTATCCAGGATGTCCAAACCTGGATGCTCGCAAACAAACTCATGccgaatgaaaacaaaacagagtttTTCATAGCATCGTCACCATATCACTACAAACGTCTTGAGCTACTAACCCTCACCATAGGAAACGCAACCATCAATCCTATCGCATCCGTTCGGAACCTGGGAGTAACTTTTGACAACTCCATGTCAATGAGTCAACATGTCACTGGTCTCTGCAGATCCGTTAACTATCACATACACAACATCACAATGATACGCAAATACCTGGATTATGACACCTGTCATTCTGTTGTTCGTGCACTGGTACTCTCACGCCTCGACTACTGCAACTCCCTTCTCACTGGACTGAAGCAACACGATCTCAACCGCTTACAAAAACTCCAAAACAAGGCCGCTCGACTGATCCATAAGAAGCCAAAGTATTCCCATGCCACACCTCTGCTCACGGATCTCCATTGGCTTCCGGTCGACCAGCGGATCAATTTTAAGACGGCACTAAACATGTTCAAAACTGTATCCAATACTTTCCCATCCTACATTTCAGACACACTAGATCTCAGCAAACCCAAACGTGAAGGTGTTTGATCTCAATCCAATCTAGTAGTACCTCGATCCTTAAGGAAGTTTGGAGACCGTGCATTCTCCATCGCTGGTCCCCGCAACTGGAACTCACTCCCAACAAACATCCGGAACGCTTCTTCTGTAGAACAGTTTAAAtgacttttaaaaacacatctgttTAATCGTTCCATCTAATGTGTTTTTGATTCTAGTCTTTTTCtcttttgggtttttggttGCATTATCCCTAGCGCTTTGCAtactttggaaaaggcgctttataaatttggttattattatttattacaaatctACAAATACCtgatagattgattgattgatttcatGAAACATGATGCCCACTGGACACAAGCTCcaagataaaaataatttaaaaaagagcCCAACAATGAACTTACTCTTGGGAAGTAAATACTGCATATACTTCCTCTGTATCTTCTTTCCAAATCACATCCTCTAGAAAACATAAGAAAAAAATGCACTGTTATTAATAAGTTGATACAATTTagttggtttgcagtaacaccatgtgtgtgtgtctacttgccaggtagattttgttgttatgaaaactgtcttgctgtatattctactaccgcagagtagattttggattttcgggagacttctaatCCAGTGTTGATACAATTTACCGATGAATTAATACATTGTTGAGTATGGTTAGTAAGCATGGTTAGTATTAATACAAAGTATTAAGTATCATGAAATTATGAATGGTTAAAATCTTACGAATGAGATCGTAATAAAATGGAAGAAGAAGGTCTGGCAGAGAGCAATTCACTCGAGCTTTGATGAAAGTTGCAAGTTTATCCGACTTACTGCTGTCCCCAGTATCATTCTAAAGAATATAAGAAAATACACAACATTAGTCCTtgaaattttaataataatactaacaataataaataagacttataaagcgccaCACATTCATGAATGGACTCCAAggcagacaaacaaacaaacaaacagcgtATGACGAAacaaggacaaaaaaaaaaacaagataaacaATGACATTACAAAATGCTCATGACTTTGAAGAAACTGCTGTTacaaaagaaaaggaaaagaagTATTCTTCAAGATGTTCGGACATTCTTAACTAAGATTTGGGAAGGACTTACCTTACACACTCTACTCAACCTAGAGTAGACTTTATTGCCATGAGTTTCATACTCCAAGGCGGGCTCACGGTAGAAACTAAATACATACGTATTTCCAGTAGTACGGTCAGTGTACTCAAATGGACGTCCCACAAACACTACATCCTCTGTTAGGATTCAAAGAAATAAATCAATCAGTTTagacatttatttaaataattcgATCAATCGgtttattgttctcttgcaaattcgatcaccaattgagccaacattttcacagatttgttgttttatgcatacgttggcaAAAAGTGTAACGACTAGTGTTATTGTTAGTGTAAATGTAAGTGTTGTTTGGCAATAAACCAGTCTGGCTTGACTGGTACCCTGGATAACCGGTAACCCAAATCCAGCCATTTGCAATACATGACAAGCGATCCGAGGCGAACCCCCACATACGAGGAGCTTGGTATCTGTGtgtaaatataaatacaatattAAGGTTCTAAAACTTACTTTGAATAAATCTGCCTCCAACGGTCACTGTATCCAGCTCAAATACAGGATCCCCTTCTAGGGGTACTCTGTATTTCTGTAAGGTTGAATCATCACCAGTAAGTGCAGCAAATAATACATCATCCATATCCCCTGGACTTGGGCCTGGGAAAGCAAGAATCGAGAGATCATTTAGTAAAGGTTCTCTGCCTTCAGCACAGAATTTAACATCATATTTCCAAACTAACAGAAATTCTGCTGACAAAGAATTTTTGTACTTCTAAAATAGTGTGTGAAAATACAGGAATGTGGGTGTGTGATTCGGTATACACATTCTAACCGGGGACCTGtgacaaaagaggacaatagggtccacACTTCGGGAAaagtccacagttggaaaacaacttcaaaaccaatgggagctgttgcaacaaaaaaatataaacaaaagagggacaataggaggtccccGGTTGCAGGCGTATAGACACTTGGGTGTGTGGGGGATACCATCTACCCTCATATCGCGCTTGGATACTAATTCAGCATAATGAGTGATAACCTTTTGGAGCTGAATAATGCAAATGACTTGATAGTTTTTTAGCTAGAAAGATGATGAGATATTGATGTGTAGAGATGTACTCACCAAATACTGCTGAAGATGGTCTGATATCGGGGAGTTTGGGTACCAAGTTCAACTGGGGAACAGTTCCAGGTGTACAGGTGATTTCTAACAAGTCAGTAGTGTTACACTGTCAAGAAATAGTCAGTCAATCAAACCATGAGAAAATataatattatgttattattgtatatagtgtgtttgttttatgGCAATTTTTACTCCATTCGATTTACTCTTTAATAACTTAAGTGTATTTTAAATCAACTTGCTACGCCTGCTCATATTTTTATTCTGTATTATATGTATTTGACAGTGCAGCACTATACTTATTCCTATTTTTGAAATTATAGCgtacatttttttatacaagCATTAGAGATAGAATATTTGCTAAGTACGTACCCTGTAGCACAATCTGTGAAATGCATTGGTACCACACACCAACAGTTCATTATCAGGCTGGTTAAGCTTCTCGACAACGCGAATGAAGTTCCAACAAACAGTCTAGAAGCCAAAAAAGAGAGAAATAATGTGTCAACTGCTGGGCTTGTATTGAAATTATGGCTAAGCACAGAGCaaggtagttgcgataatcataaccctcctcccgctGTTTGGGAGGAGGGTTAAAATCACCTAAAAtgaactgggtttttttctggttcGTCTAAATCACCCAAATGATGTGTGGAGTCAGTTTCTTCAAGCTATGCAAATTTTACTTACTACACCAAATTgaactgtatttgttttttgttcacaatTTCTCATGAGTATTTCACATAATAATGAGTATTTAACCTATCCAATGAGTCTGTGCAATGGAAGGGTGATACCAAGGTGCACAGAGATAGCGAGACATAAACACATTATCTGAGCACCATTTCTAAAACACTATGCTTTGCAATGGCAGGGATTGCACAATTTCGCTACGCGCATCACACATATTTGAACATTTAGATGCAGCGATGTTGACGCCATTCGTTTTAGAAACATTCAAGtcaacttgaaactttgcacaatAATGTCACATAGATTTGGCAGTTGCAAcagcaagaaaaaaacatttacgcTGTCCTTTGactttttctgttgttttttagAACATTTCTTGTtaattatgtaaaataaatataaattgttaattttgttttacaccaatcatcttaaaatattattgtatATGTATCATCACTAAATAAAGTAAAACTATTAACCGAAATGCTCCTTTAAAAGATAACTGGGTTATTTTTCTGGGACATTTATTTTCTAAAATGTATATAAAGTAGACCTACTTCATTGGTTTTAGAGTTGAGAACTGTGCAAGACAGGACGAGCTCTTGTGTTGCATTTGTTGTCACAAGCGTCGTCTGTTGTAATTAAAAATAGAAGAAGGCAAAAAAGTCAGTACAAGATTTAAAATGACTTGTCACTACTTAAAGGAacccgttgccttggatcggtcgagttggtcgagtttgttataaaatgtatatgggtagaaagatgctgtaaaagtagaatacaatgatccacacaaacatgcctcgaaattgcacatttttccttttacctcgtcgactaacacagtcggccgtttatgttgactcccataaatggccgaccgtgttagttcgcacagtaaaaggaaaaccacgcaattttgaggcaaacttgtgtggatcattgtattctacttttaaaacatctttccaaccatatgcattttataacaaacggttacaaacgcttttttataggccaactcgtccgatccaaggtaacgtgttcctttaagagaggtttgttctgaaaagaaccggtggtgttcagaaccaacacttatGGAAAAAGAGATTGtcgcacatggtgttaccgcaaaactctTATAATatttccactatgcaaagtttaaaatccaaCTTGTCaccgcttaaaggcagtggacacaattggtaattgtcaaagactagccttcacagttggtgggtctcaacatatgcataaaataacgaacctgtgaaaaattgagctcaatcggtcatagaacttgcgagatatgaatgaaagaaaacacattcttgtcacacgaaggtgtgtgcgtttagatggttgatttcaagacctcaagttctaaatctgaggtctcgaaatcaaattcgtggaaaattacttctttctcgaaaactatgtcacttcagagggtgccatttctcacaatgttttataccatcaacctctccccattactcgtcaccaagaaaggttttatgctaataattattttgagtaattaccaatagtgtccactgcctttaaagggtctatgtaatgtaacttttgtaggacaaaaaacacaatgtacacagatttacactaaacttacacagtttgaagataatgatatcagaaagcttccctgaaaatactacgtgctcaggtgctgtagtttttgggaaatgaatTATCTTAATCATTAACAAAtgtataacattgttttactcatttctcaaaaactacagcacctcagtgagtaagatttgaagggaagttccactatcattaacttcaaaccctgtaaagtttaatgtaaatcgatggacattttgaaaaagtacccaaatcttttaataaaatctcacaaaacattaaatttaaaattatgtAGCAGATTGAAATTGTCAGTGAAACTTCTTTCAACTTACCGTTATACTCTTAAACATCTTAGTTTCACTGTCAAGAAACACTCTAATAAGGGATTCATTTCCCCCAAAGTAGATGGAACCATCGATCTTATTTAAGAGCCGATATGATGGCTGCTGACCAGCATCTGTTTCACTTGTAAAATTGACCCCACCGTAATCTGCAAATTAAATCAGCAAAACAACCGTTCAAGAAATAGCAAAATAACCTCCACCAGTACAATACTCAATGATAAAAAATCATCTTATTGTCACCACAAGAAATACCTCAAGGCTATCCTTTTGGgtaggtattttttatttggtaGGTATTTCTGATTGGGTAGGTATTTCTGATTGGGTAGGTATTTCTAATTGGGTAGGTATTTATGATTGGGTTGGTATTTTTGTTTGGGTAGGTATTTTTGATTGGGTAGGTATTTTTGATTGGGGAGGTATTTCTGATTGGGTAGGTATTTCTGATTGGGTAGGTATTTCTGATTGGGTAGGTATTTCTGATTGGGTAGATATTTCTGGTTGGGTAGATATTTCTGATTGGGTTGGTATTTCTGATTGGGTAGGTAGTTATGATTGGGGACAGTCCACCCGCAGAACACTCGATTTAATAAGTCTCCTCTGTCATTTATCTGCGCGAGTaggcgtgatttttcatgcgtgacctcggtttgaatactaattagtgcaaagggcttctgaaattcagtctttttcggccttttctggaaagtctcaaccaaaataatgtaccagtaaattgagacaaagagcatatctgtcgttatgtatttaaaaaatcGGTACAACTCAATTTTTAAGTAGAGAAATTTTAAGTAGATAAATAACAGTGGGGATTAGTGTACTGCAGGTAGACTGGGtatgtatttgttattaaaCAGCTTTACCCTCTAAGTGGCTGTTTGATCTACTATAAAGCATCAACCAATAACTTCACTGCGAAAACTCTTCCCTTTATGTCTTTCCcagatgtaaacaaacattgacaAACGTTTTGTCATAATCACAGAGCCCTTCCAGTTTTAAACCACCATTTTACACATCATCACCACTAATTTGTAATAAATTCCCTCATTAATAACTGATTCATTTGAGGGcaataaaggaaataaaattgttttaaaggttaATACAACGTTGAGGAAGTgctacttcttttttttctttttttatctgTAGAGAAGTTAAAGGTTTAACAGGATTGGTAAAGCTGACCAAATAGTCATAGAcggtgtttaaaataattattaataataaagacttgtaatgtgcacatatctACCCtgatgggtgttcaaggcgcagtgttcgttttttgtgtgatcaacaaTTAAAATGAATTAACAAACTTGTACAATGTTGGCTTAACTTAATCTGTCCTTTCATGCAacattttcagcatgtaaacacaattttgttctaAACTTAGGAAACAACTGAAATCAGCTGACATTACATTTTTACAAGGTTTCAAACTTTTAGATAcagttttatcaaataaaactttatttcccATGATTCAGAGataaatatttcacagaaaaaaggGTTCCAGTATGAACTCATAATAAATGGTAAGTATTCATACACAAAAAGAGTTTTTTATCTTTACCAATCCtttataatacctttaaaggcagtggacattattggtaattgtcaaagactagccttcatagttggtgtatctcaaaatatgcataaaataactaacctgtgaaaatttcagctcaatcagtcatcaaagttgcgcgataataatgaaagaagaaaacacccttgtcacacgaagttgtgtgcgtttagataggtgatttcgagacctcaagttctaaatctgaggtctcgaaatcaaattcgtggaaaattacttctttctcgcaaactacgtcacttcagaaggagccgtttctcacaatgttttataccatcaacctctccccattactcgtcaccaagaaaggttttattgtactaattattttgagtcattaccaatagtgtccactgccttcaagtaaATAATGCTAATAACACCACCTTGAACACAAAGGTCGTTTGACATTTGAAAGTGTTGATTGTTTTTACCTGTCACATCTACAGTCCTGATGTCATTATTGTTTAGTTTCATAGCAGTCATCAGAACAGGAAGGGTGATAAACACCAAGCTAACAAAGCTGGGTAAACAGGTGTACATCCTGATCAAGAAAAAACATGAAGGGAAACAGGTGGAATTATTCATTGAGCACTTTGAACTGGAAGATACATCGTACATAATTGAAAACGGTTAAAACAACAAGTGatgattttaaacattttgtaaaaaacttAAACTTATAATTAGATGAATGGTGTTATTGTTTATAACACATTTGTTCATGATTTCAACTCATGCTAAGTTTTTGTAACTGTTTAATTGtgcttttatttttcagtttttgtaagcgctgtgatatagttttctatggagagcgtttctaaatacctgttattattactatgccAACAGTCCTGCATTGTAATTACCGGAGGTAATTTTACATCTAAAATGGCGGAAATGTAACCAATGATGCCATACTAAAAGGACACATGAGTACTTCAGTATTATTGCAATAGGCTCATAGAATGTTTGGCAAGACTGCATGACATATAACTAACATTCATGTTACATGAGACTTTAAAGTCATCTGAGAAGCTGCGTTAATTTGATGTACATGGAACTCTCCATTGtacaaactgggcccaatttcactgcTCTGCTTACAGCTAAATTATATGTTTACTTACAATCACCAATCTTTGCTAACAGGGCAAGCCTTGAATTTGGGGGCTAGCTGTGTTCCTAGTAAAGTGGAGTATGTATGCACACGCACTGTTAGCAATAAGTTAACCTCTGGATAACACTTGACATAAGCACTAGAATTTCCTGCTTTCATGGGAAATGGGGGTGAATCTTACATTACAATGTGTCATCTGATGTGAAGTAACTAAATGCAAGAATACTCATAAACATAACTGTACCAAAATAActgaaaaacaatataataatgcTAATTTGTAGTAAGCACATACATTTAGGCCTATTTGTACACTAGCCATCCATGGCAAAACACAGCAATCAAGCTCTATTGACGTATTATTTTGTAGTAACCATGGTTACTGGGAAACCCCCAGTGACGAAACAGACACACCCAGAAAATATTAGTTAGTGCGTCAGCGACTGCTTGCACAAAACATGCAGTATAATGGCTCTCCAGCTACTGTATGTAATACAAAATCTGTCCTGTGTTATTAATGTGTTGTATCCAGGGGGCAAAAGTAATTTAGGGTTTTAACACGGACTCATTCTTGGTCTCCATTTATATCAATGATTGAAATACACACCAGCTACATAATTAGCTACATTGTAGCAATCACCAGCCGTATACGTTCCCTTTAACTTGCCTAGATACAAACAGTAATCACGACTTGTACACGCATGATGTGATACATTATTTTAACAGCCATTCTTTATCTAAATTTATCAGACCCCAAATCAGATGTTTTTCATTGCATAAGCAGTACATGTCTGACCTTTCAACCTGATGCATGTAAACATTCTCGTAAACCAAGTGAAGAGTTACTAAACTTTATTTCATTTAACCGTTGACACTAAACATTCCTGACCCCACCgtacaaaaacacatttatcaATCATTCCTTGCTATTTTTACATTTGGATTAGAGGCCATCAGTTCGCCTTTTTCTGTGGTTGAACCAAGGTTGAGCAAAGTTAAAGACATCCAGCCACACATGTTGCCATAACAAAACTGCTCTCATTGCACTAGGCTATACATGAAGGTCAGACAAGTACTaacaatatttaattttttttcactgaaaAGAAGGggggtaaaaaaacatttatttttcaccTAATTTAATGGTGTCTGTTTTGGTAACAGTCGTGAAGCAAAATTAAATGTTAGTCACAGCTGAACTACATCTGTATGCCACTTGTGAGAAAGTTTCATTCCCTGTGCTTAGCATCACCTCACCTTGCTTGCATCTCAAGGTGTTGTATATGTATCTCATACAATTCTCAACAATTTCCACCTTTGATAATTGGGCACCAAGGGTATCAGTTACAAA
Above is a genomic segment from Asterias rubens chromosome 10, eAstRub1.3, whole genome shotgun sequence containing:
- the LOC117295366 gene encoding semaphorin-1A-like, which gives rise to MGRLRRMYTCLPSFVSLVFITLPVLMTAMKLNNNDIRTVDVTDYGGVNFTSETDAGQQPSYRLLNKIDGSIYFGGNESLIRVFLDSETKMFKSITTTLVTTNATQELVLSCTVLNSKTNETVCWNFIRVVEKLNQPDNELLVCGTNAFHRLCYRCNTTDLLEITCTPGTVPQLNLVPKLPDIRPSSAVFGPSPGDMDDVLFAALTGDDSTLQKYRVPLEGDPVFELDTVTVGGRFIQKDVVFVGRPFEYTDRTTGNTYVFSFYREPALEYETHGNKVYSRLSRVCKNDTGDSSKSDKLATFIKARVNCSLPDLLLPFYYDLIQDVIWKEDTEEVYAVFTSQELGPAASALCRYRMEDIMKLFNEGKFKDQAGQVPTKLWLPLDADPVPRPGTCENVHSVSYPPLLDKLVPNYNPIDLAATSTDFLPTSALPTLYINGLRFTSLTADFQGDKCVFFFGTTTGVILKAYKDDCSSATEPFKAVKLKFMSEAVNGVGLLNDSDTNVLVVAGANGLLDWPITDNCGLAGIESECNTVFGPYGNWNGSWCVDPSGNPRDGSPKSAIVQPVEKSVKVCGMDKIVLYCEFDYGVFNTEQLNVSWTKTDNATFIENSKHLVRLTRYSSSLLEMEVTVIKNVSDGSYSCSSNHGTSSTFKAVEIEHEDCLTEDNLEERCGLHKTLETESKKINEEFKDGENCSLDVKSCDTCPHGSTTP